The genomic segment ACCTCTCTCAGACCCTGTCCCCAAAAGCGCACATCCCAGCCTCTTTCTGCCAGGTTTTGGGAAGCACAAGAATCATTGCTTTGGGGCTGGAGCCTGGTCAGGTGGCCCGGCACCCACTCAGCTCACGGGGAGCTCACTCATTCTTGCTCGGCCAAGTGGTGGGCGTACAGGGTGAGTGTTGTTCTGCCATCTTCCTAATCAAACAGGCGGTGAAGGCGGACCTGCAAGCCTGCCTCGTGAGCCGTCAAGAGTCAGCTGCCTCTCACCACTGCTGGCAGGAACCCCAAACCTCTACCAGTGGGACCTCTCAGGATGGGATGGGGGTTCCTTTCTTCGCCCACAAGAGCAGAAAATGTTGATCCTCTCTCCCCGTTCTCAAATTTGGTCATGGCGGCTGAGGGGGTGgggacagagtgggagaaaagCTGGTATGACACCCCTAAAAAAGCCCCACGGGCTGTGTCTTGTGGTTTCCAGAATATGGGGGTGTTCAGAACCCCGTGCCCAGTGTTGGGGCTCTCACTGGAAAGTCCCATTTACGAGTCTgtgaggactcccctggtggtccaggggttaagaatccacctgccaatgtgagggacagaggtttgatccctggtccaggaaggttccaCGTGCTGCGGGGCAACGAAGCTCGTgcgccacagctcctgagccctgGAGCTCTGCAGCAGGAGAGTCCACCGCCACGAGAAGCCCGTCCCCGCAACGAGGGAGCAGCCCACCCGCCTCCACAACCGGAGAAAGCCCCGCgccgcaacgaagacccagcaccgtCGGAGATAAACACATGAACAGACGAATACAAGTTTTTGCAAGAGTTTCTTGCATGGGTGtcctctcatttaatcctcacactgGCCCCATAAGGGAAGTTTATTCATTAGAGTTACCTTTGTTGTAGCTGCTGTAACAAGCCAACCCCCACATTCAGTGGCTGAAGACAATAGAAGTTCACTTCTTACTCACCTAATATTCCAAGGCAGGTGTTCCTGGCGGGAGGGCAGCTTTCCTTCACATGATGAGCCAGGTGACTCACATGTCACAGCTCCAGctgctcctgggcttgggaacctGCTGCTTCTAAAGTGCAGGCAGTGATGGAGAGGCTCACCTGCTTCCTAAAGATCCCACCTGGAAGTAAGCCCACGCCCACTCCAGTGGggtgggaggctgggaaatgtagtctctgGCTGGGCAAGTGTTTTCCAGAGACAACTCTACACtacagtctttttattttttttttaactttttatttggtaTTGGGTTCAGACGGTTAAGTATCCGCctacattgtgggagacctgggtttgacccctgggttaagaagatctcctggaagtgggcgtggcaacccactccagtattcttgcctggagaatccccatggacaaaggagcctggtgggctacattccatggggtcacaaagtcgggcatgactgagctgGTTAATAAACAATACTGTGAtattcaggtgaacagtgaagggactcagccatatacccATTCTCTCTCaagttcccctcccatccaggctgccacataacgttGAGAAGAGTTTCATGTGCGGTAATATAGGTTCttactggttatccattttaaatatagctgtgtgtacctgtccatccccagttccctaactatcccttccctccaaCCTTCCCCCCAACCATAAGCTCATCCTCCAAGTCTTACACTACAGTCTTTGACAGAGTCAGTGAGGCAAAGAAGCTCTCTTTATCAATGTCTGTTTAATCAGCTCATAGCCACACCTGTGTGGGAGACACCACTGTTCCCAGGCTGGCGACAGTACTATGACAGTCACTGAGCATGACCCTGTCTCTAGCTGTCGGGATGCACCAGGGCTGCTCAGAGAATTCCTAACACATGTTTGTGGCCATTTGGTTGGAGTCATTGGGAGATTGTTCTTTGCCTTCTCAAGGGTAGATATCTTCTTGCGGCATCTTCacctggcagagagcaaagaaaagaagcaagCTGTCTCATATCTCTTCCTcggagggcactaatcccatccatAAGGGCTTCACCCTCAtaacctaattacctccccaaagcctcacctcctaataccatcacactggggggttaggatttctttttttttttttttaatatattttaaatttatttgtttatattttggctgtgctgggtctttgttgctgggcggGCTGTCCTCTAGTTGCCCAGTGTGCtaggtcttctcattgcagtggcttctctggttgctgagcaggggctctagggcatgtgagcCTCGTTCGTTTCAGTTCCCAGGCTctgaagcacaggctcaatagctgtggtgtgcaggcttagttgctccgcagcacgtgggatcttcctggaccagggatcaaactcgtgtctcctgcttcggcaggcggattctttaccactgagccaccagggaagcccgcattaggatttcaatgtatgaatttggggggaaataCAGACTTTCAGCCCCAAACACCATTCTAAGGGAGAGAGAGCAGAAAGGAGCAAGGATGCCAGGAGTGGCCTCCTAGCTGTGAGCATGCATTATGCCTGGGGTAGGAGTGTTGTGCTCACTTGGAATGGACTGCACTGGCTAGCCTGCTGCAGCTTTTAATTTCTTGCAGCCCAGATCCCTAAGTGGTGCTCAGGTTACAGAAAAGTCACAGCTGCCATCTCGAAGGAGCCGATACCTATCCTCCCCTGAGGCCAAAATAATCCATTCTTTTAGGAGAGAGACCAGAGATCTTATCAGGAAAAATGCTCAGGGCTTCTGAACATCTAGAAAATTACTGAACTATATCCTAACTATAAAAATCAATCCCTTAAGATCTCAGTAGGTCTAGGGAATAACCAGtgtataaaagagaaagaagaaattaactggGTGGAGGGGGGGCGCTAACATCTGCTGGGCACCTTATCTGTGCTGAGTGCTCCTTCATGCATTCATTGAATCCTCCCAGGAACACTGGTAGgcagatactttttaaaaaaaaatgtttatatttattatttatttatttgactgtgctgggtcttagtggcagcatgcaggatttaGTCCCCtaagcaggaatcaaacctgtgccccctgcattggaagtatggagtcttagcctctggaccaccagggaagcccctgggcagCTTCTTTTATCCCCatgtcacagatgaggaaaccgaggctcaaaAAGATGTGGTCACTTGCCCAAGACGAAACTGATGTCTGACTCAGAAGCTCGTGTTCTTTATTAACGCCTGTCCTACCACGTGCTGCCTTAGACAGCAGCCTTTTCTCTCTGTCTATGCCCATTTCTCTCTCTGACGTGGGAATGACAAGGCCTGCCTGGCCTATACAGCTTCCAGAAAGATCTTGACTCATCGGGGATGAGAAGTGCTTTGAAAGGCGTAGAGGACTTATCTGGGGACTGGAACCACCTCTCTCATTGTCCTCAAGGTGGGCAACCTTGCAGCTCTGGAAGAAGACGATCCAAGGCCTGGTTGACGGGTCCCGGGTGCAACTCTAGCCTGGAGGGACGGAGGAAAATCACTAGGTCCGCTCAGGCTCCCAAGAGAAAAAGCAggggaggcagagggagcaggAGCTGCAGGGGGTGCCATGGGGTGTTGCTGTTTTTGGTGACTGCTCAGCTGACAGCCCTCCAAGCTGAGAAACACACATAACAAACTCTAACCTCTTCTGGCTTAATATAGAGGTGCTGAACCGAAAATGCCAAGTACAGGGCAGAGTCACCTGCCTCGCAGGGGCAGACAGCTCCCTGTGGCCCCAGTAATACCCATCCCCCCCCCAGAGGGCCCATTTGGCAAAGCACCTTTCAGCTGCATCTCATAAGATGGTCACAAGGGCGGGGGCGGGCAGCCTCCCAGCACCCCCCAAGATCCAGCTTTGAGATGGGGAAAGTGAGGTCCAGAGAGGCCCCCGGAGGGTGATAAAGCCCCCAGCCTCTTGCCTGATGAGGCGGCACCCTGTCTCGGAAGGACTGTGACCTTGGGGGCCAGTCAGCCCCGAGTTCAAGTCCTGACTCAGCTGCTGCCCAACTCTGAGGACTTGGCCCGTGGGGTCTCTTCTCTCCTGCCCCCCAGCTTCCTGCACTGGGAAGTGAGGACCCCCCTTAGCAACATCTGTGAATATGCCTAGTGCAGACAGCGTTCCACAGTCTTAGCTTTGCCCCCCACTTctggaaaaagaattcagaacatCTGCAGGCAGATAGTCAGTTGTAAAAAGGGATGAAAAGTGGCTACTGAGCACCCGGAAAGCGACATGCAGCGTCTTTTATAATGCTGGGTGTGGTCCTAGGAGGCAGACGTTAcacccattttccagatgggaaaACCAAGGAACACAGATGGGAAAGTCTTCTATCCACAAACTCAGGTAGAAAGTATCCAAACCCAGGCCTTGTtgacttcagctgtgtccaggaCCAGGACTCATTAGCTGTCCCCTAGGATGGACTCGGCCCTTCTCCTAAGAGCAACCATTCCTCTACCCCCACGCTGTCCCCACAAGCTCTTCCCAGGCCCTTCTCAGGCTGTAGGTCCTTGGTGCCCCCATCCACCCCAGTCTGAGATTGTAGCCAGGTTTCTGATCCTCTGAAGTCTGAGCAGGAATCAGAAAATCAAACTTGCTGATGCCATCAGCAAAAATAAGGCTGACACAGCAGCACCAGCTCCCTAGCTTCTGGGCCACTGAGCTGCCCCCTCCAGCTTCTCAGAAGGGGGGAGGCCTCCAATGCCCctctcctaagcactggaccccAATTCTGCCCGAGAACTGAGTCAGGGCAGGAGCTGAGTCTAGCCTTGTGCAGACCTGGGCCTTTGCTCTGTTGTGATACTTGCAACACAGGCTAACACTGCTACATGGGTCCTCAGGCCAGGCGCTGCTCTCAGGGCGGCAGGTCTAGCGGCTCGTTTAATCCTTGTAACCACTGTATTAGAGCcctgttgctgctgtaacaaatgatcACACACGTAGTGCCTCGaatgggcttcctaagtggctcagtggtaaaggatccgcctgccaacgcagaagacgggttggatccctgggtcaggaagattccctggaggaggaaatggcaactcactccagtattcttacctaggaaatgtcacggacagaggagcccagtgggctacagtccatggggttgcaaaagagtcagacatgacttagcgattaaacaacaaagCAGCTTGAACAACACAACCGTATTACTTTCCAGTTCTGTGGGATGGTGGGCTACACAGGTcacactgggctaaaatcaagacaCTGGCAAAACTGCGTttttgtttccttgccttttccagattcTAGAAGTAGACTGCTGTCCTTCGCATAGGGCTCTCTATTCCCATCTCCAAAGCCAGCAACATCAGGCCAAGTCCTCCTCTCCTTGGTTTcctctcttccacctccctcttccAACTCTGAGGACCCTTGATCACACTGGGCCCACCCAGAGCATCAGGATGACCGCCCATTTCAAGGTCAGCTGATTCGCTACCTTAATTCCACCTGCAACCTCAATTCCCCTTTGTCACATAACCTAACATAGTCACAGGGCTCAGGaataggatgtggacatctttggggggtccccaggtggcactagtggtaaagaacccgagtgccaatgcaggagacataggagatgtgggttcaatccctgggtcgggaagatcccctggaggagggcatggcaacccactccagtattcttgcctggggaacccatggacagaggagcctggtgggctaccgttcataacgtcgcaaagagtcggacaatacTGAAGCGATGGCATGGCTAGGTATCTTTGCCGGGGAGCATTATTCTGCTGACCACAGCATCTTCTGAGACTAGAACTTTTCTAACCTCCCTAGAAACTAGGGAGACTGAAGCATCCCAAGTTCATACAACTGGTAAGCAAAAGTAGGATATGACCCCAGGCACTGGGGGTGCAGAGTCCCCGTTCTGAACTTCTATGTACTTCTGCTGCCTGTTCGTCCACAGTCATTGGATATGTGCTCTGTGCCATAGCTGGGTGCTGGGGACAGACCGGTGACCAAGATGGGATCCCTGTCCTCAGCGGGACACACATAGGGAATTCAGTGGGAGGAATGCAAGATGGCAGGAGCCTTAAGCCTCCGAGGAGCCCAGAGGAGGGACACCTGAGGAGTCAGGGAAGCTGTCCCATGAAGGGAGGGGTACAGGACAAAGAGAGCGCCAGGCAGCTGCCTCTACTACATAAAgaagctgtgaggattaaatgcctTAACACATCTAAGGTGCTTCAACAAACGCCATACTCCTagcaggcattcaataaatgttggctgTTGAGTGGGCTGGGGAGAAGGCTGTTCCAAGCAGAGCAAGGGGTTGCAGAAGGAACTGAAAGTTTAATGTAGACGGAGCCAAGAAAAAAGCAAAGGGgctgtggggagaggggctggagcaaTCACAGGGGACAAGTGATGCATGTCAAAGACTCAgcagagggacttctctggtggtccagtggctaagtctctgggctcccagtgcagggacacCGGTCACTCCTGCACGTCATGTGAGCATGCGGCTGGCCGAGTGCACCTGGCTCCACCTCCCCAGCATTTCAGACCCACCCACTCATCTCCATCTCCTTCGCACCCTCAGCACAGGTTTGGAGGACAAGAGTCTTCTAACTGGTCTTCAGTCTGGACCACCATCTCTTTCCCACAAGATAGCCAgaatgctgttttttaaaaaaatgtcaattaGATCCCTGGCATTTGCCTTCCTACCTACAGCCTTTCCAGGGTCTTCTATTGTACTGAAGAAGTGAAGTcaagtcaagtcactcagtcgtgtccagctctttgcaaccccatagactgttacGTAACCCActaggttcatctgtccatgggattctccaggccagagtactggagtgggttgtcatttccttctccagcggatcttcccgacacagggatcgaacccaggtctcccacactgcaggcagactctttacggtctgagccaccagggaacttttCAGAGGGCCTGTAAAACCCCCTGTGAAGTGGACTCTCTGTCTTCCTTTtaatccccccccccaccctgaccccccccccccccccccagtcacTGTGACTCCAGACACACTGGCCTCTCTGCTTAAAGGACCAGAACTGTTGCCAGTCGCTCCCCAGGGACGCTTTCTCCACCATCTCAGCTGTAAGTGTCCCTTCCACTCCCGCCCTCCACCCGCCTTGCAGGATAGGATGTTTTCCTTctcacgcttttttttttttttttaatttttggcctgcgggatcttagttccccgaccagggatccaacccacgccCCTGGTAGCGGAGGcgcggagtcttaaccgctgggccGCCAGAGAAGACCCTCACACTTTTCTTACATTATCTTTTTGTTTGACTTCCATCCAAGCCTCTATCCGAGGATATCAGCTCTATTTACACCAGGAATGTAATAGACTGTGTGTACCAGTAGGTGCTTGGTAAATATTTGCTGGATGACCGACCGAACGAAGGAatgaatgacttgcccaaggtcaccggACGAGGAGTGCGGTGGAGATAGGGCGCCTGCAGAGCTGGGCTTTGGGCGCTTCGGTCCCGCTGTCACGACCTGCAGACGCTACAGCCCCGGGGCGCCCCCGGGGAAACCAAGGCAGGGGAGGCGAGGGCAGGTGGCAGCTGCAGGAGCCCTCCGGGTCCTCGTCGCcccctcgccccgccccgccccgccgagGCGCCGCCCCGGGGTGCCACACCCCAGCCGCCCGCAGCCCCGACTCCTGCCGCGAGGGGGGCGCGGGGCGACCGTCGGGGCGCATGGACGGGGCGGCGGCGAGCGCGGCGCGGGGCCGGGGAGCGGGGCCCGGGGCTCTGCGATGAGGAAACAGAGCGCGCGCACCGCCGCGCTGGTCCTGTGCATCCTCTCCTACCTCCTGGTGGGCGCCGCCGTCTTCGACGCGCTCGAGTCCGAGGCGGAGAGCGGCCGCAAGCGGCTGCTGGCCCAGAAGCGGAGCGAGTTGCGGAGGAAGTACGGCTTCTCGGCCGAGGACTACCGCGAGCTGGAGCGCCTGGCGCTGCAAGCCGAGCCGCACCGCGCCGGCAGCCAGTGGAAGTTCGCCGGCTCCTTCTACTTCGCCATCACCGTCATCACCACCATCGGTGAGCGGCCCCCGGCGCCTCCCCTCCGCGCTCGCTCCATCCCCAGGCGTCCGCGGCGTCCCGGGGTTTCAATCCCACCTCTGCCTCCGCCAGGCGGGGTGACTTTGGAGCAGTCATTTCAGCTCTCCAGCCTCACTTGCCTCCCTCTGTCGAATGGGCTCTCTGTGGTTCCACGCCGGCCCGGCTGGGAGGAGCCAGTAGGTCCCCGTTGCCAACAGGCAGTGGCAGGGGCTTCGAGACTGATAAAGTGGAGTCGGAAGCCCACATCacgttagctgtgtgacctcagaccagttgcttaacctctctgagcctcaggttttctcctctgtaaaagagGGGTGCTAATAGGCCGTATCTCAAGGCGTAGTGAGACAGTTTTCATTAAGGAGATAATATATGTAGAAAGTTTTAGCACAGGACCTGACAAGTAGAAAGCactaaaaaaaaaggggggggggattgATTTTTGTATTATAACAAAAACGAGAACGGGCGCCTAATCTGTCTTAGTTCCTGCAATATGGCCAGTGCCTAGCCTgtagtagacactcaataaatatttgttaaaggaaTGACTGATTATCACCAGCTTTGGACCTCACCCTCGGGGATTCAGAGCACTTTCTCTGCAGCATCTGGACCGCCAACCGTTGCCATGGCTACCGACTGGTTGGTACCTGCGGAGCCCAAGCCTGGGGAAgcagaaaaggggaggagcaggcTCTCTGGGCTCCATGCTGGGTGCCAGCCAGTCCCCTAGGCTGGCTCTGGAGGTCCCAGTGTCTCTTTGGGCCTGGACCACCACCCCGGAAACCAGTGCTGCGGAGAAAGTTCCTTCTTAACGCTCTTGCAAGTCAGTGTGAGTTTGTGGGTTTAGCAGTGGAGTTGAAAGCCTGCATTCCAAAATTACATAGGCCAGAGTTCTGGTTTTCATCTCTGTTGCCTCCTGCCTTCTCTGGCAATTGATTGTACCTCTCTGAGCCCTGGTTTCCTCAACTACAACTTGCAAATGTTGCTATCTCACTGAGTGATTGCCAGGTTTAAGTGAGGCCAAGCGGGTAAAATGCATAGCACAAGTCCTGAGGCTCAGTAGGGACTGTTAATGAACAATAATGACAATTCGTTATTTGCCAACTGTGGGCCCAGCTCCTGTTCAGCCCTTTTGACCCCTCCTGTCAGCCCGGGCACCCCTGCTTCTCTATCTTGGCTCAGCCGAAGACCCTCCCTGTCACTGCACCCAGTGGTATGCGACCCTGTCCACCTTCTCTGCCTTCCCCCACATTTTGGAGGCCTCCCAGCTGGAGGCGGCCTCCACTTCTGACTGCTGGCCTCTGACCTGcacctgggatggggagggagtagGGACCAGGGTGTGGAAAGCGACGGAGGAAATAGCAGTTTTACCGCTTTGGGCCACCTGGGGGCGCCAGTATGGCTGTGTGGCCCAGGCTGCAGAAGCTAGCCTTGCACAGAGCCACGCGACAGAACCCAGGGCTTGAGCTTTGCACCGACAGAAAAGAGCCACTAAGAAGCTATGGAGGATAGTGGTTAATAGCTCAACCCTGTGACCTTTGGGCAGCTTTCTCCCTCTGAGcctagtttccttatctgtaagatggggatagTAATCTCATACAGTCATTGGGacgattaaataaaataatccatgTAGAGTACCTAGCATGCttagttattatcattattcattTTCCTGTCTGTCAAAACCAGACAAGCGGCTGGAAACAGCACTGCCTGGCCTTTTATTCCTAAAGATGCTCCTCCGTTTTGCACTCTGTACCTCCTCCAATCTGGTTTGAGTATTATTGTTATTGGTTATTAAACTTTCATTGAGCTCTTAGTCTGTGCAGGGCACTGGTGATCAGGGACACGGTAAATGACTAGACCTGTCTCTGGCCTCGAGGACCTCACAGTTTAGtggcagcagggtccctgcccctcaAATAGATAGAGGCAGACTAATAGGGCCATGACGTAGAAACATGAACGTGGAGTCATagatctttaaatatatatatgtatatagtgttGATATTTCAAATGTTATATATGCACACACTTCACACAGTACAAAAGGTATAGGATGAAAAGGAAGTCTCCCTTTCTCCGCATCTGTCAATATAAATTCCTTTCTCTGGATCAAATGCAGTTATCTGTTTTTTGAGTGTCCTTCCAAGTATCTTCTCTGCCTATATATTCCTTTATAACACACacaggtagctcagttggtaaagaatccatctgcaatgcaggagaccccagttcgattcctgggtcaggaagagctgctggagaagggataggctgcccactccagtattcttgggctttcctggtggttcagctggtaaagaatctgcctgcaatgtgggagacctgggttcgatccctgggctgggaagatcccctggagcagggaaaggctacccactccagtattatggcctggggaattccatggactgtatagagtccatggggttgcaaagagtcggacacgactgagctactttcacttttatacatGATAGAGACATTATGTTATACATCCCTttttgtctcttccttttttcacttcGTATATTTTGGTTATTTCTTTACATCAGTCCCTAAAGAACTGTGtcctctttttcatggctgattcGCAGGGCTTCTCCACCttggcactgttgacattttggacTGGCTATTCTGGTGGGCTTCCtcggtaactcagtggtaaagaattcacctgccaatgcaggagtcacaggtttgatccgtggatcataaagttcccctggagacggaaatggcaacccactccagtattctggcctgggaaatcccatggacagaggagcctggcgggctacagtccatggggttgcagagagtcggacatgacttagcgactgaaaaataacaacaaattctGACTGTGGGGACTGTCCTGTGCATCAAAGAATGTTAACAGGACCCTGGCCTGTACCCACCAGATCCCGATAGCTCCCAGGTGTGACAACCGACACTGTCTCCAGACATGGCCAGTGGTCCCCTCAGGGGCTAAATCGCCCTCGGTTGGAACCACAACCATCATGGGATGGCACCATGGCTGGTTTCCCCAGGCtctttttgatggacatttaggctgtttcttaTTTTTGCTGTCACCAACAGTGTGGCAACAACAGCTCACGGGCACACATCACTTTGCTCGTGTGTATGTTTTAGGGGACGACTTTCCTCACTGGGGAACAGCACAGGCCAAAGGTGTATTTATCATTCGGCAGATGGGGCCAATTTGCTAGAAGAGGCATATTCTATTGGGGAAGGGACACCTGACTTTTCCTGGGTTGTGGGGCCCTTTGAGAATACCATGAAAGCTTTCACTCCTTGGGTCCTGGAAGAGAGAACACAGCCACTAATTCCACAATGATTGTTCTGTGTGCTGAGACTCAAGGAAGCCCACTCATGTTCACGTTCCCTACACAGTTCAGGGGACTCAGTGAGGGACTCCACCAGACTGAAGAGGTGTTTCGTGAGAGCTGGCCTGGCACAGGAACTGGGAAGGGCGACATGGATGCGGGCGGGGGAAAAGACCACTGAGGGGAGGGAAGTCACAAGAAAAGGACAGGGTGGTGGGGAAACATGGCGTGAGGCTGGAGGCGGGAAGGAGCTCAGATCCTGACGTTAGCTGAGAACAAGGACTTTACCCTCTGGGTACTGGGGAGccacaacagatttttttttttctatcaaggGCACAATTTACAGacattcaaattcattctttttcagtgtACACTCGTGCGGGTTTTGCCAAATGAAAACCTGTCgtgtaactgcagccatgatttCAAGgcagaacatttctatcactcCCCAAAATTCCATCGTGCTTGTTTGTAGTTCGTTAACTCCCCTTCCTTAACTCCAAGGactggcaaccacaggtctgttctctgatTCTACAGTTTTGCCACAGAAGTTTTGCCAGTTATCCTACAGAATGTCATTTAAATGGAACCAAGCAATATGTAGCTTTTTGAACTTGGctcctttcactcagcataaaacATTTGAGATCCATCCTCTGTTGCTGAGAAAATAGCAGTTCCTTCCTCCCTGTGGCTGAAAAGAATTATTCCGTTGTATGGACATACCAcaggttgtttatccattccccaGGTGAGGGACATTTTAGGTTGTTTACAACTTGGGCCGATTATGGGTAGTCACGCAAGGTTTTAAAGCCGAGGGAATGACCTAGTTCGAACTAGCATTTCAACATGTTCTGCGGGCTCtggaggatggggagagagaccTGGCAGGAAGAcctgtgtgtgagagtgtgtgagagGGACATGGACACTCGTCagccttccccttccttcctgctccAGGGTACGGCCACGCCGCGCCGGGCACGGACTCGGGCAAGGTCTTCTGCATGTTCTACGCGCTCCTGGGCATCCCCCTGACCCTGGTCACCTTCCAGAGCCTAGGCGAGCGGCTGAACGCGCTGGTGCGGCGCCTCCTGCTGGCGGCCAAGCGCTGCCTGGGCCTGCGGCGGCCTCGCGTGTCCCCCGAGAACATGGCGGTGGCCGGGCTGCTGGTGTGCGCGGCCACCCTGGCGCTCGGGGCCGCCGCCTTCGCGCACTTCGAGGGCTGGACCTTCTTCCACGCCTACTATTACTGCTTCATCACCCTCACCACCATCGGCTTCGGCGACTTTGTGGCGCTGCAGAACGACGAGGCGCTGCAGAGGAAGCCGCCCTACGTGGCCTTCAGCTTCCTGTACATCCTGCTGGGGCTCACGGTCATCGGCGCCTTCCTCAACCTCGTGGTCCTGCGCTTCCTGGCGGCCGGCGCGGACGCGCCTGAGCGCGCTGCCCGCCCGCTCCGCCGGGGGGCGCCCGAGAGCCGAGCCCCCGCGC from the Dama dama isolate Ldn47 chromosome 23, ASM3311817v1, whole genome shotgun sequence genome contains:
- the KCNK15 gene encoding potassium channel subfamily K member 15; its protein translation is MRKQSARTAALVLCILSYLLVGAAVFDALESEAESGRKRLLAQKRSELRRKYGFSAEDYRELERLALQAEPHRAGSQWKFAGSFYFAITVITTIGYGHAAPGTDSGKVFCMFYALLGIPLTLVTFQSLGERLNALVRRLLLAAKRCLGLRRPRVSPENMAVAGLLVCAATLALGAAAFAHFEGWTFFHAYYYCFITLTTIGFGDFVALQNDEALQRKPPYVAFSFLYILLGLTVIGAFLNLVVLRFLAAGADAPERAARPLRRGAPESRAPAQRAGRISISCRLHPLELGARDNPGFSPPASPGAGGGGRAGRPPARRKSI